A window from Mya arenaria isolate MELC-2E11 chromosome 9, ASM2691426v1 encodes these proteins:
- the LOC128246411 gene encoding uncharacterized protein LOC128246411, producing the protein MYSNNVASYSGVYDFSRFGRTLTTVPIVERTSPVSVLHSSKTNLDSISRTSLNNDSISAMSLPFREVYKEYANESSTDNKLNNQENYRKTKHVQLLEGNVDDSLLFSSGNVRPKSRSKTLLTIGDIKKSLIENDGQPVLYKSISNNNVKLETVPTTNGSNNAQNHNGAIENIKKGKKSRKRSRSSMKVKKGRLGNLLSGVQSGTDRHSITSVSSRGSHIATPNRVSSEPPSKIGTKVTSTAVLTFDRHGTGNGFGHSNHSHTGLPSTSRQVTSMYPPSSFISNSAKSNTSVSVCNNTHSRLHVRDEHLNDNDEANTVDGLLSLQAQGKPIVLYKLDVAPRIRSASSIKSDSTIKTLGGKETKEIMDKNTELTLTAFTCAVQQAKSQSNKPTIKYHNSLSPTAKVLSDNDYKSKEAGLASIYAPVFQTADKVSAQVEELKKVKKIFLSDKQSGTIRESGTEFPCAPPTTPTPDVLRRHEYVPSMSDIRSQRAVKGRLAAMEKEAQKKREKQKQENVKMEKQMVKDREKQLKIKQRREIYALNKIMTDLEYKRFLEFCQAKGLNKV; encoded by the exons ATGTATTCAAATAATGTGGCGTCTTATTCCGGAGTATACGATTTTTCCCGTTTTGGACGCACGCTCACAACTGTTCCAATTGTTGAGCGCACCTCTCCAGTTAGCGTTTTGCATTCCAGTAAAACTAATTTAGATTCAATAAGTCGAACCTCTTTGAACAATGACTCTATATCAGCTATGAGTTTACCTTTCAGAGAAGTGTATAAAGAATATGCTAATGAAAGCAGTACAgacaataaattgaataatcaagAAAATTAtcgtaaaacaaaacatgttcaattattAGAAGGAAATGTAGATGACAGTTTATTATTTTCCTCTGGAAATGTCAGACCAAAGTCAAGATCAAAAACTTTGCTGACAATAGGTGATATAAAAAAGTCTCTGATAGAAAATGACGGTCAGCCGGTATTATATAAAAGCATTTCAAACAACAATGTGAAACTAGAAACTGTTCCCACAACCAATGGCTCCAACAATGCTCAAAACCACAATGGtgctattgaaaatataaaaaaag GTAAGAAGTCTCGGAAGAGATCCAGGTCATCAATGAAGGTGAAAAAGGGCAGACTGGGCAATCTACTGTCCGGTGTTCAGTCCGGTACAGACAGACATTCTATAACCTCAGTCTCATCTCGGGGCAGTCACATAGCTACTCCAAATCGCGTCTCTAGTGAGCCACCGAgtaagattggcactaaagttACCAGCACAGCTGTTCTGACGTTTGACCGGCATGGCACTGGTAATGGATTTGGGCACAGCAATCATAGTCACACTGGTTTACCCTCCACTTCTAGACAAGTAACCTCCATGTATCCACCTAGTTCTTTTATTTCCAATAGTGCTAAGTCTAATACCAGTGTATCAGTGTGCAATAACACACACTCAAGATTGCACGTAAGAGatgaacatttaaatgacaatgatgaagCTAACACTGTTGATGGTTTGTTAAGCTTGCAAGCACAGGGTAAACCAATAGTTCTTTATAAACTCGATGTAGCGCCTAGAATTAGATCAGCTTCAAGTATTAAATCTGATTCAACCATTAAGACTTTAGGTGGGAAAGAAACGAAAGAAATAATGGACAAAAATACTGAGTTAACGCTCACTGCCTTCACATGTGCTGTTCAACAAGCGAAATCTCAATCAAATAAACCCACAATCAAGTATCATAATAGTTTATCACCAACTGCCAAAGTGCTTTCAGACAATGACTATAAATCTAAAGAAGCAGGTTTAGCTTCTATATATGCTCCAGTCTTCCAAACAGCTGATAAAGTATCTGCCCAGGTAGAAGAActgaaaaaagttaaaaaaatatttctgtcCGACAAGCAGTCCGGTACAATCAGAGAAAGCGGAACAGAGTTTCCCTGCGCACCCCCAACCACACCCACTCCAG ATGTTCTAAGAAGACATGAATATGTGCCAAGCATGAGTGATATACGA TCTCAGCGGGCTGTGAAAGGTCGCCTGGCAGCAATGGAGAAAGAAGCGCAAAAGAAAAGAGAAAAGCAGAAACAGGAAAATGTGAAAATGGAAAAACAGATGGTCAAAGACAGAGAAAAACAGCTCAAGATTAAACAGCGGAGAGAG ATATACGCCCTTAACAAGATCATGACCGACCTGGAGTATAAGAGATTCCTGGAATTCTGTCAAGCGAAAGGCCTTAATAAAGTCTGA